Proteins encoded together in one Vitis vinifera cultivar Pinot Noir 40024 chromosome 4, ASM3070453v1 window:
- the LOC104879034 gene encoding uncharacterized protein LOC104879034: protein MGEASNKHNQHVFTVLEAIKKASKDLQTNPISFTNTYQSTIKSLLELKNEENSILSTDPSLLKLSQLLNSLKALLDKLENSQGYGFRSFVRRQLTYYEASRVASSIRDEIKAWVDHESLKNLVRTIEESGDEDEKIEVLKEFESRVSQGFDRDLQDLILRTKIFTIVESILCDSQCSVSIREESAAVIVSLVRFNKDVFVGLVLMGPTIRVLISISSCRSIQVLTSLIKLIKSPLIDIIESNGEIPKIISLLSSPDLSIQVAAMDCILEIGYFGRKEAIEAMFGDGLIEKLMELQRSENEGDSITETENGGGGCEEPEMGLKRRFSSCVARFAVQLEVGEGLRQREKREFKLEVLKRVKESSVSEAEAATIVAEVLWGSSP, encoded by the coding sequence ATGGGAGAAGCTTCAAACAAACATAATCAACATGTGTTCACAGTCTTGGAAGCCATAAAAAAAGCTTCCAAAGATCTTCAAACCAACCCTATTTCCTTCACAAACACTTACCAATCCACCATTAAGTCCCTCCTAGAACTCAAAAATGAAGAGAACTCCATTCTCTCCACTGACCCTTCTCTCCTCAAGCTCTCCCAACTTCTCAACAGTCTCAAAGCCTTGCTCGATAAGCTCGAGAACTCCCAAGGCTATGGCTTTCGATCCTTTGTTCGCCGCCAACTCACCTACTATGAAGCATCCCGAGTTGCCAGCTCAATCAGGGATGAAATCAAGGCATGGGTCGATCATGAAAGCCTGAAAAACCTGGTGAGGACGATCGAAGAATCGGGGGATGAAGACGAGAAAATTGAGGTTTTGAAGGAGTTTGAGAGCCGGGTATCACAAGGATTTGACAGAGATCTACAAGATTTGATACTCAGGACAAAGATATTCACCATTGTTGAATCAATTCTTTGTGATTCTCAGTGTTCAGTCAGCATCCGAGAAGAATCAGCTGCTGTTATTGTTTCTTTGGTTAGATTCAATAAGGATGTGTTTGTTGGATTAGTGTTGATGGGGCCGACGATTCGAGTCTTGATATCGATATCTTCATGCCGATCAATTCAGGTTCTCACATCACTGATCAAGTTGATCAAAAGTCCTTTGATCGATATAATCGAATCCAATGGAGAAATCCCGAAAATCATAAGCCTTTTGAGCTCACCAGACTTGTCCATTCAGGTTGCAGCCATGGACTGCATTCTCGAAATCGGATACTTTGGGAGAAAAGAAGCCATTGAAGCAATGTTTGGAGATGGACTCATAGAGAAGCTTATGGAACTGCAAAGATCAGAAAATGAAGGAGATTCCATTACTGAGACTGAAAATGGAGGAGGGGGTTGTGAAGAACCAGAGATGGGTCTGAAAAGGAGATTTTCAAGCTGTGTTGCAAGGTTTGCAGTGCAGCTGGAGGTGGGGGAGGGACTGAGGCAACGGGAGAAAAGAGAATTTAAACTTGAAGTATTGAAGAGAGTTAAAGAATCCTCTGTTTCCGAAGCAGAGGCTGCAACAATTGTTGCTGAGGTATTATGGGGTTCTTCACCTTGA
- the LOC100262722 gene encoding ER membrane protein complex subunit 7 homolog: MASTLRSSPIPLILFLQLCFSFLSTTLAISSGSSDGYTINGRVKIESTGVKGFGLPGKTSNVKVILNGGQWVTFLRPDGYFSFHNVSAGTHMIEVAAIGYFFSPVRVDVSARNPGKIQAALTENRKGLTELVLEPLREEQYYEIREPFSIMSVVKSPMGLMMGFMLIVMFLMPKLVENMDPEEMRRAQEEMRNQGVPSLSSLLPGAGRAN, encoded by the exons ATGGCGTCTACGCTGAGATCGAGTCCGATCCCTCTCATACTTTTCTTACAGTTATGCTTTTCGTTTCTCTCAACTACGCTCGCCATCTCATCTGG GAGTAGTGACGGCTACACGATTAACGGTCGGGTCAAGATTGAAA GTACTGGAGTGAAAGGATTTGGTCTTCCTGGAAAAACATCAAATGTCAAAGTCATACTTAATGGTGGCCAATGGGTTACTTTTCTTAGGCCTGATGGTTACTTCTCATT CCATAATGTGTCAGCAGGGACTCATATGATTGAAGTGGCTGCAATTGGCTATTTCTTTTCTCCG GTTCGAGTTGATGTCAGTGCCAGAAATCCTGGCAAGATTCAAGCAGCACTAACAGAGAACAGGAAAGGTCTGACTGAGTTGGTTTTAGAGCCATTAAGAGAAGAACAGTATTATGAG ATAAGGGAACCCTTCTCTATAATGTCTGTTGTGAAAAGCCCTATGGGTCTAATGATGGGATTCATGCTGATCGTGATGTTTCTAATGCCTAAACTTGTGGAGAACATGG ATCCCGAAGAAATGAGGCGGGCACAAGAGGAAATGAGAAACCAGGGGGTTCCCTCTCTTTCAAGTTTGTTACCTGGAGCTGGCAGGGCCAATTAG
- the LOC100257594 gene encoding uncharacterized transporter C405.03c isoform X1 — MSWKYRAGLFLIAAVVVIWVTSAEVTQGIFIDYKQPFAVTYLGASLMVVYLPIAFIKDWLCNSLKRRSSKSGKNAETLNESSAGLNSPLKHIGGQKTFELEHLGTLPRKDSETDYSAYEEGRPLVSKRRDDTDLLKQEKALTTRQIAIYGFYIAPIWFITEYFSNAALARTSVASTTVLSSTSGLFTLFIGALLGQDSLNVAKVVAVFVSMAGVAMTTMGKTWATDESKLSASLNGKRSLVGDLFGLLSAMSYGLFTVLLKKFAGEEGERVDVQKLFGYIGLFTLVALWWLVWPLTALGIEPKFTIPHSAKMDEVVIANGFVGSVLSDYFWALCVVWTTPLVATLGMSLTIPLAMVADMMIHGRHYSAIYILGSAQVFAGFVIANLSDWFSKKLGL, encoded by the exons ATGAGTTGGAAGTATAGGGCTGGTTTGTTCTTGATTGCTGCTGTTGTCGTTATATGGGTCACCTCCGCAGAAGTCACCCAg GGTATATTTATTGACTATAAGCAGCCATTCGCGGTGACATATCTTGGAGCTTCTCTTATGGTAGTTTATCTCCCAATAGCATTCATTAAGGATTGGTTATGTAATTCCCTAAAACGTCGGTCTTCTAAAAGTGGTAAAAATGCAGAAACCTTGAATGAGTCTTCTGCTGGACTTAATTCTCCTCTAAAACACATTGGAGGGCAGAAAACTTTTGAATTGGAACATCTGGGGACTTTACCTAGAAAAGACAGCGAAACTGATTATTCTGCTTATGAAGAGGGAAGGCCATTAGTTTCTAAACGCAGAGATGACACGGACCTGCTGAAACAAGAGAAAGCTCTTACAACCCGGCAAATTGCTATTTATGGATTTTACATTGCCCCTATCTGGTTTATAACCGAG TATTTTTCAAATGCTGCACTTGCACGTACAAGTGTTGCTAGTACAACCGTCCTATCTTCAACTTCAGGACTCTTCACTCTTTTCATTGGTGCACTTTTGGGCCAAGATTCTTTAAACGTAGCAAAAGTAGTTGCTGTCTTTGTTAGCATGGCTGGTGTTGCTATGACAACTATGGGGAAAACTTGGGCCACAGATGAGTCAAAACTAAGTGCTTCTCT AAATGGGAAACGCTCTCTTGTTGGAGATCTTTTTGGCCTTCTCTCAGCCATGTCATATGGACTATTTACTG TGCTTCTTAAAAAGTTTGCTGGTGAGGAAGGAGAAAGGGTTGATGTGCAAAAGTTGTTTGGATATATTGGATTATTTACACTGGTAGCACTGTGGTGGCTTG TGTGGCCTTTGACAGCCTTAGGGATTGAACCCAAGTTTACAATTCCTCACTCAGCTAAAATGGATGAAGTTGTTATTGCCAATGGCTTTGTTGGGAGTGTCCTCTCTGATTACTTTTG GGCATTGTGTGTTGTTTGGACAACTCCACTGGTTGCCACCTTGGGCATGTCTCTCACTATCCCACTTGCTATGGTAGCTGACATGATGATCCATGGTCGGCACTATTCAGCTATTTACATTCTTGGCTCAGCTCAG GTATTTGCAGGATTTGTAATCGCTAATCTATCAGATTGGTTTTCAAAGAAGTTGGGATTGTAG
- the LOC100257594 gene encoding uncharacterized vacuolar membrane protein YML018C isoform X2 — protein MVVYLPIAFIKDWLCNSLKRRSSKSGKNAETLNESSAGLNSPLKHIGGQKTFELEHLGTLPRKDSETDYSAYEEGRPLVSKRRDDTDLLKQEKALTTRQIAIYGFYIAPIWFITEYFSNAALARTSVASTTVLSSTSGLFTLFIGALLGQDSLNVAKVVAVFVSMAGVAMTTMGKTWATDESKLSASLNGKRSLVGDLFGLLSAMSYGLFTVLLKKFAGEEGERVDVQKLFGYIGLFTLVALWWLVWPLTALGIEPKFTIPHSAKMDEVVIANGFVGSVLSDYFWALCVVWTTPLVATLGMSLTIPLAMVADMMIHGRHYSAIYILGSAQVFAGFVIANLSDWFSKKLGL, from the exons ATGGTAGTTTATCTCCCAATAGCATTCATTAAGGATTGGTTATGTAATTCCCTAAAACGTCGGTCTTCTAAAAGTGGTAAAAATGCAGAAACCTTGAATGAGTCTTCTGCTGGACTTAATTCTCCTCTAAAACACATTGGAGGGCAGAAAACTTTTGAATTGGAACATCTGGGGACTTTACCTAGAAAAGACAGCGAAACTGATTATTCTGCTTATGAAGAGGGAAGGCCATTAGTTTCTAAACGCAGAGATGACACGGACCTGCTGAAACAAGAGAAAGCTCTTACAACCCGGCAAATTGCTATTTATGGATTTTACATTGCCCCTATCTGGTTTATAACCGAG TATTTTTCAAATGCTGCACTTGCACGTACAAGTGTTGCTAGTACAACCGTCCTATCTTCAACTTCAGGACTCTTCACTCTTTTCATTGGTGCACTTTTGGGCCAAGATTCTTTAAACGTAGCAAAAGTAGTTGCTGTCTTTGTTAGCATGGCTGGTGTTGCTATGACAACTATGGGGAAAACTTGGGCCACAGATGAGTCAAAACTAAGTGCTTCTCT AAATGGGAAACGCTCTCTTGTTGGAGATCTTTTTGGCCTTCTCTCAGCCATGTCATATGGACTATTTACTG TGCTTCTTAAAAAGTTTGCTGGTGAGGAAGGAGAAAGGGTTGATGTGCAAAAGTTGTTTGGATATATTGGATTATTTACACTGGTAGCACTGTGGTGGCTTG TGTGGCCTTTGACAGCCTTAGGGATTGAACCCAAGTTTACAATTCCTCACTCAGCTAAAATGGATGAAGTTGTTATTGCCAATGGCTTTGTTGGGAGTGTCCTCTCTGATTACTTTTG GGCATTGTGTGTTGTTTGGACAACTCCACTGGTTGCCACCTTGGGCATGTCTCTCACTATCCCACTTGCTATGGTAGCTGACATGATGATCCATGGTCGGCACTATTCAGCTATTTACATTCTTGGCTCAGCTCAG GTATTTGCAGGATTTGTAATCGCTAATCTATCAGATTGGTTTTCAAAGAAGTTGGGATTGTAG